A section of the Dyella jiangningensis genome encodes:
- a CDS encoding 4Fe-4S dicluster domain-containing protein has translation MQARLAGKHGPLYWRALEDLVDEPGMQQHLRDPWPAWAGTAPMGRRAFLKLLGASLAMAGITACGRPPADSVLSTSHTRTSGNAEALFYATTLYMAGEAVGVLVETHEGRPTKIEGNPGHPASLGATGPLLQAAVLDLWDPDRSPSPRLRDEVATWSDFEAQVLRWGARYRHDGTGLRILSAPMLSPTLRAQRDDWLARHPGAQWHVHDAVDDRSSVQGSILAFGQPHACRYRLDEADIVLSLEADLLDGSPAHLAYANASARRREAEGGQRMSRWYAVEGTPSLTGAMADHRWIVASSRIADVLLALARALGVDVDVAASPTLDQTRIAALAEDLQSHAGRSVIAVGESQPAHVHALAHLLNARLGNADRTVFYRAIEPPAPDLASLCADMHAGRVSTLLLLDTNPVYDAPADFAFASALAKVPTTVHAGLYRDESGMACQWHLPLSHGLESWSDALSSDGTCSLAQPAIETLYDTRSIHELVALLNGDTEQRGRAIIRQRWARLTDEAWDAALRDGVIPEAMPDTPAPSPSPDVASYWPSRFTAPPLELLFRPDALLRDGRHANNAWLQECPRPLTQLTWGNAALISPRLAEGHGLANGDLVKLDVSGRALEVPVWIMPGQADTCVTLHLGHGRTHAGRVGSGIGVNAYALRTAGESWIAHATMSPSQGHAALASVQSHDRTEERLPIREMTVAALGAARAAPDETPPSLYDEPPPGDVAWGMTIDLNACIGCKGCTVACQAENNIPVVGAEEVRRGHQMHWIRVDRYYSGQPSNPGIAHQPVPCMHCEHAPCELVCPVGATVHDSDGLNVQVYNRCVGTRFCSNNCPYKVRRFNFLQYADLDTESLKAQRNPDVTVRNRGVMEKCTYCIQRIEQAHIAADRDGRAMEDGDVVTACQAACPTRAIHFGNLRDARSDVSGTRRSKRLYTLLPELNTRPRTAYLARVRNPHPSLAGEEA, from the coding sequence ATGCAGGCGCGGCTCGCGGGCAAGCATGGGCCGCTGTACTGGCGCGCACTCGAAGACCTGGTCGACGAGCCCGGCATGCAGCAACACCTGCGCGACCCATGGCCCGCATGGGCGGGAACCGCGCCGATGGGCAGGCGTGCATTCCTCAAGCTGCTTGGTGCGTCGCTGGCGATGGCAGGCATCACCGCCTGCGGCCGGCCACCGGCAGACAGCGTGCTTTCGACAAGCCACACGCGCACCAGCGGCAACGCGGAGGCGCTCTTTTACGCCACGACCTTGTACATGGCGGGAGAAGCCGTCGGCGTACTGGTGGAAACGCACGAGGGCCGCCCCACCAAGATCGAGGGCAATCCGGGACACCCGGCCAGCCTCGGCGCCACCGGCCCGCTGTTGCAGGCCGCGGTGCTGGACCTGTGGGATCCGGATCGCTCACCCTCGCCGCGACTGCGCGACGAGGTGGCGACCTGGAGCGACTTCGAGGCGCAGGTCCTGCGGTGGGGCGCGCGATATCGGCACGATGGCACGGGGCTGCGCATTCTCAGTGCGCCGATGTTGTCACCGACGCTGCGCGCGCAGCGCGACGATTGGCTGGCGCGCCATCCGGGCGCGCAGTGGCACGTGCACGATGCCGTGGACGACCGCTCATCGGTACAGGGCTCGATACTCGCCTTCGGCCAGCCGCATGCCTGCCGCTACCGGCTGGACGAGGCCGATATCGTGCTGTCGCTCGAAGCCGACCTACTCGATGGCAGCCCCGCCCACCTGGCATACGCCAACGCCTCCGCCCGGCGGCGCGAGGCGGAAGGCGGCCAACGCATGAGCCGCTGGTACGCGGTGGAAGGCACCCCGTCGCTCACGGGCGCCATGGCGGATCATCGCTGGATCGTGGCCTCGTCGCGCATCGCCGACGTGCTGCTGGCGCTGGCCCGTGCCCTGGGCGTGGACGTCGACGTGGCCGCGTCACCCACGCTCGATCAGACACGCATCGCCGCGCTCGCCGAGGACCTGCAATCGCATGCGGGTCGCAGTGTCATTGCCGTGGGCGAAAGCCAGCCTGCACACGTTCACGCCCTGGCTCATCTTCTCAATGCGCGCCTGGGCAACGCCGACCGGACGGTGTTCTACCGGGCCATCGAACCGCCGGCACCCGACCTGGCGTCGCTGTGCGCGGACATGCACGCCGGCCGCGTGAGCACGCTGCTGCTGCTCGACACGAACCCCGTCTATGACGCGCCGGCGGATTTCGCGTTCGCATCCGCGCTGGCCAAGGTGCCGACCACGGTACACGCCGGCCTCTATCGCGATGAAAGCGGCATGGCCTGCCAATGGCATCTCCCGCTCTCGCATGGGCTGGAAAGCTGGTCCGACGCGCTTTCATCCGACGGCACCTGCAGCCTCGCGCAGCCCGCCATCGAGACCCTGTACGACACGCGCTCGATCCATGAACTGGTCGCGCTGCTGAACGGCGACACGGAGCAACGCGGGCGGGCGATCATCCGCCAGCGATGGGCCAGGCTGACGGACGAAGCATGGGACGCGGCATTGCGCGATGGCGTCATACCGGAAGCCATGCCCGACACTCCCGCGCCTTCGCCATCGCCGGATGTCGCTTCCTACTGGCCATCGCGATTCACCGCGCCTCCGCTCGAACTGCTGTTCCGTCCGGATGCGCTGCTGCGTGATGGCCGCCATGCCAACAACGCATGGCTGCAGGAATGTCCCCGCCCGCTCACCCAGCTCACCTGGGGCAATGCCGCGCTGATCAGCCCGCGCCTGGCCGAAGGGCATGGCCTCGCGAACGGCGACTTGGTGAAGCTCGATGTGAGCGGTAGGGCGTTGGAAGTACCGGTATGGATCATGCCCGGCCAGGCCGACACCTGCGTGACACTGCACCTCGGGCACGGGCGCACGCATGCCGGACGCGTGGGCAGCGGCATAGGCGTCAACGCCTACGCGCTCAGGACGGCAGGCGAGTCCTGGATAGCGCACGCGACGATGTCGCCGTCGCAAGGCCACGCGGCGCTGGCCTCGGTGCAGTCGCACGATCGCACCGAGGAACGCCTCCCCATCCGTGAAATGACGGTGGCGGCGCTGGGCGCCGCACGCGCCGCCCCTGACGAAACCCCGCCCAGCCTTTACGACGAGCCGCCGCCCGGCGATGTCGCCTGGGGCATGACCATCGACCTCAACGCCTGCATCGGCTGCAAGGGTTGCACGGTCGCCTGCCAGGCGGAAAACAACATCCCGGTCGTCGGAGCCGAAGAGGTGCGCCGCGGGCACCAGATGCACTGGATCCGCGTCGACCGCTACTACAGCGGGCAGCCGTCGAACCCCGGCATCGCGCATCAGCCCGTGCCGTGCATGCACTGCGAGCATGCGCCGTGCGAGCTGGTGTGCCCGGTGGGCGCGACCGTGCATGACAGCGACGGCCTGAACGTGCAGGTCTACAACCGCTGCGTCGGCACGCGCTTCTGCTCCAACAACTGTCCGTACAAGGTGCGCCGTTTCAACTTCCTGCAATACGCCGATCTCGATACGGAGAGCCTGAAGGCGCAGCGCAACCCCGACGTCACCGTGCGCAACCGTGGCGTCATGGAAAAATGCACGTACTGCATACAACGCATCGAGCAAGCCCACATCGCGGCCGATCGCGATGGCAGGGCCATGGAAGATGGCGATGTCGTCACCGCCTGCCAGGCGGCCTGCCCTACCCGCGCCATTCATTTCGGCAACCTGCGCGACGCACGCAGCGACGTCAGCGGCACGCGGCGATCGAAGCGGCTTTACACACTGTTGCCCGAACTCAACACGCGGCCGCGCACGGCGTACCTGGCGCGCGTGCGCAACCCGCATCCTTCGCTCGCGGGAGAGGAGGCATGA
- the nrfD gene encoding NrfD/PsrC family molybdoenzyme membrane anchor subunit gives MNVVPFPPTPTPPQRLSARRISRDVSDIVLHRPSGIAWLASFILALVLMGVFVVGIGHLVATGIGIWGNNIPVAWAFDITNYVWWIAIGMAGTFISAALLLARQDWRASLSRYAETMTVFAVAISGLFPILHLGRPWFFYWLAPYPDRMGLWPQWRSSLLWDFFAIIAYLLVSILYWYVGLLPDLATLRDRATKRWQQLFYGTLALGWRGEARHWQQHETLSVVLAGIAVPLVFSVHSMVALDFSEGLLPGWHSTLFPPFFVAGAFFSGFAMALVLAVVLRRCYGLQDYITPLHLDRLARMTLAAGLVIDYSYAMEVFDAFYSQNRYDIASMLNKFAGSYAWAYWTTIACNVIAIQLLWWRRVRHTPWALLVIGLLVLVGMWFERFLLIVNSLFRDFLPSSWHLYYPTLWDFVFLFGSIALFVLLLLLFVRWLPMLPMAELRKAATLRAKATP, from the coding sequence ATGAACGTCGTGCCGTTCCCGCCGACGCCCACGCCACCGCAGCGCCTCTCCGCCAGGCGCATCAGCCGGGACGTCAGCGATATCGTCCTGCATCGGCCCAGCGGCATCGCATGGCTCGCCAGTTTCATCCTGGCCCTGGTGCTCATGGGCGTGTTCGTCGTGGGCATCGGGCATCTGGTGGCGACCGGCATCGGCATCTGGGGCAACAACATCCCGGTGGCGTGGGCCTTCGACATCACGAACTACGTATGGTGGATCGCCATCGGCATGGCGGGCACCTTCATCTCCGCCGCGCTGCTGCTCGCCCGGCAGGACTGGCGCGCCTCGCTGAGCCGCTATGCCGAAACGATGACGGTGTTCGCGGTGGCCATCTCCGGCCTGTTTCCCATCCTGCACCTCGGCCGGCCGTGGTTCTTCTACTGGCTTGCGCCGTACCCGGACCGCATGGGCCTGTGGCCGCAATGGCGAAGTTCGCTGCTATGGGATTTCTTCGCGATCATCGCCTACCTGCTGGTATCGATCCTGTACTGGTACGTCGGGCTGCTGCCCGACCTGGCCACGCTGCGCGATCGCGCCACGAAGCGATGGCAGCAACTGTTCTACGGCACGTTGGCGCTGGGCTGGCGCGGCGAGGCGCGCCATTGGCAGCAGCACGAGACACTCAGCGTGGTGCTCGCGGGCATCGCGGTTCCGCTGGTGTTTTCCGTGCACAGCATGGTCGCACTCGATTTTTCCGAAGGCTTGCTGCCCGGCTGGCATTCGACCCTGTTTCCGCCCTTTTTCGTCGCGGGCGCGTTCTTCTCTGGCTTTGCGATGGCCCTGGTGCTGGCCGTCGTGCTCCGGCGCTGCTACGGATTGCAGGACTACATCACGCCGCTTCACCTGGATCGTCTCGCGCGCATGACGCTCGCTGCAGGACTGGTGATCGACTACAGCTATGCCATGGAGGTCTTCGACGCGTTCTACAGTCAGAACCGCTACGACATCGCCTCGATGTTGAACAAGTTCGCAGGGAGCTACGCCTGGGCGTACTGGACGACGATCGCCTGCAATGTCATCGCCATCCAGCTGCTGTGGTGGCGGCGCGTGCGCCACACGCCATGGGCGCTGCTCGTGATCGGGTTGCTGGTGCTCGTCGGCATGTGGTTCGAGCGCTTCCTGCTGATCGTCAACAGCCTCTTCCGGGATTTCCTTCCTTCGAGCTGGCACCTGTACTACCCGACCCTGTGGGATTTCGTGTTCCTGTTCGGATCGATAGCGCTCTTCGTTCTGCTCCTGCTGCTGTTCGTGCGGTGGTTGCCGATGCTCCCCATGGCTGAACTGCGCAAGGCGGCCACGCTGCGCGCCAAGGCGACGCCATGA
- a CDS encoding DUF3341 domain-containing protein codes for MNGQPIYGSMVVFAQADDLLRATRHLRAAGCVALEAYSPHAVEGLADALGSDSSFMPKLMFAAGTVGGGAMLALQYYAAVVDYPIHIAGRPLASWPAFIPAALEIALLCAVVAGVIALFARCRLPCLYHPVFHVDAFAHASQDAYALLLRSDDALYGDIALPSLLADCSPMLIAEVPR; via the coding sequence ATGAACGGCCAGCCGATCTACGGAAGCATGGTGGTGTTCGCGCAGGCGGACGACCTGTTGCGCGCCACGAGGCATCTGCGCGCCGCCGGCTGCGTGGCGTTGGAAGCCTATTCGCCTCATGCGGTCGAGGGCCTCGCGGATGCGCTCGGTTCCGACAGCTCGTTCATGCCGAAACTCATGTTCGCCGCGGGGACCGTGGGCGGCGGCGCCATGCTCGCCCTCCAGTACTACGCGGCCGTCGTGGACTACCCCATCCATATCGCGGGACGACCGCTCGCCAGCTGGCCCGCCTTCATCCCGGCTGCGCTGGAGATCGCCCTGCTCTGCGCCGTCGTCGCCGGCGTGATCGCTCTGTTCGCGCGCTGCCGCTTGCCCTGCCTGTATCACCCGGTCTTCCACGTCGATGCTTTTGCGCACGCGAGCCAGGACGCCTATGCGTTGTTGCTGAGAAGCGACGACGCGCTTTACGGAGACATCGCGCTGCCGAGCCTGCTCGCGGACTGCTCACCGATGCTGATCGCCGAGGTGCCACGGTGA
- a CDS encoding c-type cytochrome translates to MKSAGMLLLVLSIAGCERGVHDMYDQPHYRPGDASPLFADGAATRPPAEGTVAHGGGTLAQTSSGRRGRLTPERPPAVTEALLRRGRERYGIHCAPCHGLAGDGDGIVVQRGFPSPPSYHTGRLRDATDQHLYDVITQGYGVMHPYRERIGPQDRWAIVAYVRALQGSRHMPMDKLDDHDKTMLDHAGASP, encoded by the coding sequence GTGAAGTCCGCCGGCATGCTGCTGCTCGTGCTCAGCATCGCCGGGTGCGAACGCGGCGTGCACGACATGTACGACCAGCCGCACTATCGGCCCGGCGATGCAAGCCCGTTGTTCGCCGACGGCGCGGCCACTCGTCCGCCGGCCGAGGGAACGGTCGCCCACGGCGGCGGCACGCTGGCGCAGACGAGCAGCGGACGGCGCGGGCGCCTGACGCCCGAACGACCGCCCGCCGTCACGGAGGCGTTGCTGCGCAGGGGCCGCGAGCGTTACGGCATCCATTGCGCGCCGTGCCACGGCCTTGCGGGAGATGGCGACGGCATCGTCGTGCAGCGCGGCTTTCCATCGCCACCCAGCTATCACACCGGTCGCCTGCGCGATGCCACGGATCAACATCTTTATGACGTGATCACCCAAGGCTATGGCGTGATGCATCCCTATCGCGAGCGCATCGGCCCGCAGGATCGCTGGGCGATCGTGGCGTACGTTCGCGCCCTGCAGGGCAGTCGACACATGCCGATGGACAAGCTCGACGACCACGACAAAACGATGCTCGACCATGCAGGCGCATCGCCATGA
- a CDS encoding SCO family protein encodes MTARLLLLLALSLLCGAAMPPADLDRRAGFDQHLGAQLPLQVALRDGGDVMATLQARAHGRPMAIALGYLDCTHLCDTVMQSLAHALAHAGLQPGRDLEVLFLSIDPREGADAATRAAQHLTRIEPAALPARWQYLRAAPDALREITQPLGFRYFRDERLNEYVHPAGVVVVTPQGKVSRYLFGVEYQPHTLRLAVVEASRGAVGSLTDRLVLLCCGYDPTTGRYTLLIGKVMQLLGVTFAAALFTAAAWHAWRRRA; translated from the coding sequence ATGACCGCGCGGCTGCTCCTGCTATTGGCGCTGTCCCTGCTGTGCGGCGCCGCCATGCCTCCCGCCGACCTGGATCGGCGCGCGGGATTCGACCAGCACCTGGGCGCGCAGCTGCCGCTGCAGGTCGCACTGCGCGATGGTGGCGATGTCATGGCCACGCTGCAAGCGCGCGCGCATGGACGACCCATGGCCATCGCGCTGGGATATCTGGACTGCACCCATCTCTGCGATACCGTCATGCAAAGTCTCGCGCATGCGCTGGCGCACGCGGGATTGCAGCCGGGCCGCGACCTGGAAGTACTGTTCCTCAGCATCGACCCACGCGAAGGTGCCGATGCCGCCACCCGCGCCGCGCAGCATCTGACCCGCATCGAGCCCGCCGCGCTGCCCGCGCGCTGGCAATACCTACGCGCCGCACCGGATGCGTTGCGCGAGATCACGCAACCGCTGGGCTTTCGCTATTTCCGCGACGAGCGCCTGAACGAGTACGTGCATCCCGCGGGCGTGGTCGTGGTGACACCCCAGGGCAAGGTGTCACGCTACCTGTTCGGCGTCGAATACCAGCCGCACACGCTTCGCCTCGCCGTCGTGGAAGCTTCCCGCGGCGCCGTCGGATCCCTGACCGATCGCCTCGTGCTGCTCTGTTGCGGCTACGACCCCACCACTGGCCGCTACACCCTGCTGATCGGCAAGGTGATGCAACTGCTGGGCGTCACTTTCGCCGCCGCGTTGTTCACCGCCGCGGCATGGCACGCATGGAGGCGCCGTGCATGA
- the coxB gene encoding cytochrome c oxidase subunit II, whose product MMSTTLQASSIAPDIDTLFNTMLVVSSIVVAGVFGTMIVFCIRYRRGSPADRTERKSSSLGIELAWTLVPLVLFIGLFGWSIGLWQRLQTPPADSAVIYIVAKQWMWKAQHPNGQREINALHVPIGQPIQLVMTSEDVIHSFYVPAFRVKQDVLPGRYTQLWFTATRLGSFPLFCAEFCGTDHAVMRGDIDVMQPAAYAQWLRQHASETLATRGATLFRQLGCSGCHGSQSTVHAPDLAGLYGNTVALSDGSRVVADDRYLHDSIMLPALQVVAGYAPIMPSYQGRIGEEDVLALIAYLKSPAPEAAHEQH is encoded by the coding sequence ATGATGTCCACCACCTTGCAGGCTTCGTCGATCGCGCCGGACATCGACACGCTGTTCAACACGATGCTCGTGGTGAGCAGCATCGTCGTGGCGGGTGTCTTCGGCACCATGATCGTGTTCTGCATCCGCTATCGCCGCGGCAGCCCGGCGGATCGCACCGAGCGGAAGTCGTCGTCGCTGGGCATCGAACTGGCCTGGACGCTGGTGCCGCTGGTGCTGTTCATCGGGCTGTTCGGGTGGAGCATCGGCTTGTGGCAGCGGCTGCAGACGCCGCCGGCCGACTCAGCCGTGATCTACATCGTGGCCAAGCAATGGATGTGGAAGGCGCAGCACCCGAACGGGCAGCGCGAGATCAACGCCCTGCACGTACCCATCGGCCAGCCGATACAACTGGTGATGACCTCGGAAGACGTGATCCACAGCTTCTACGTGCCGGCCTTCCGCGTGAAGCAGGACGTGTTGCCAGGGCGCTACACCCAGCTGTGGTTCACGGCCACCCGGCTCGGGAGTTTTCCGCTGTTCTGCGCCGAGTTCTGCGGCACCGACCATGCCGTGATGCGTGGCGATATCGACGTGATGCAGCCGGCGGCGTATGCGCAATGGCTGCGACAGCACGCATCGGAAACCCTCGCCACGCGCGGCGCCACGCTGTTCCGGCAGCTGGGCTGCAGCGGTTGCCACGGCAGCCAGTCGACGGTGCACGCACCGGACCTGGCCGGCCTTTACGGCAACACCGTGGCGCTGTCCGACGGCTCGCGCGTGGTGGCCGACGACCGCTACCTGCACGACTCCATCATGCTGCCCGCGCTGCAGGTCGTGGCCGGCTACGCGCCGATCATGCCGAGCTACCAGGGACGCATCGGCGAAGAGGACGTGCTGGCCCTGATCGCGTACCTCAAGTCGCCCGCGCCGGAGGCCGCGCATGAACAGCACTGA
- a CDS encoding cytochrome c oxidase subunit I, with amino-acid sequence MNSTDRTVPVDNYLTAGEPGLAGWLCTHDHKRIGILYAIGITFFFFLGGIAATLIRLNLIVPAGALMSAETYNKAFTFHGVVMVWFFLIPSIPATLGNFLLPLMIGARDVAFPRLNLFSWYLYVGGGLFTIGALLLGGVDTGWTFYTPFSTMFSNTHVVLAVIGVFVVGFSSILTGLNFIVTVHTMRTVGMHWFRLPLFVWALYATSLVMVLATPVLAMTLSLIALERLFGVGIFDPALGGDPLLFQHFFWFYSHPAVYIMILPAMGVASELITCGVRRRIFGYRFMAWSMMAIAVIGFMVWGHHMFVAGQSMYAGIVFSILSFVVAVPSAIKVFNWVATLHKGTIDFHAPMLYALGFVGLFMLGGLTGLFLAATALDVNLTDTYFVVAHFHYIMVGGSVMAYLGGIHYWWPKITGRLYPEGPARFAAILMFFGFNLTFFPQYLLGYLGMPRRYHAYPEPFQWLNVLSSAGASILAASYLMPLCYLGWSLWRGAAAGPNPWRATGLEWTTTSPPPVHNFPLPPVVNEGPYQYCP; translated from the coding sequence ATGAACAGCACTGATCGCACCGTACCCGTGGACAACTACCTCACCGCGGGAGAGCCTGGGCTGGCCGGCTGGCTATGCACGCACGACCACAAGCGCATCGGCATCCTCTACGCCATCGGCATCACGTTCTTCTTCTTCCTCGGCGGCATCGCCGCCACGCTGATCAGGCTCAACCTCATCGTGCCCGCGGGCGCGCTGATGAGCGCGGAGACCTACAACAAGGCATTCACCTTCCACGGCGTGGTGATGGTGTGGTTCTTCCTCATCCCGTCGATTCCCGCCACGCTGGGCAACTTCCTGCTGCCGTTGATGATCGGTGCACGGGACGTGGCGTTTCCGCGGCTGAACCTGTTCAGCTGGTACCTGTACGTGGGCGGCGGCCTTTTCACCATCGGCGCCCTGCTGCTGGGCGGCGTCGATACCGGATGGACCTTCTACACGCCCTTCTCCACCATGTTCTCCAACACGCACGTGGTGCTGGCCGTGATCGGCGTCTTCGTGGTCGGGTTCTCCTCGATCCTTACCGGCCTCAACTTCATCGTGACCGTGCACACCATGCGCACCGTGGGCATGCACTGGTTCCGGCTGCCGCTGTTCGTGTGGGCCTTGTACGCGACCAGCCTGGTGATGGTGCTGGCGACACCCGTGCTCGCCATGACGCTCTCGCTCATCGCGCTGGAGCGACTGTTCGGCGTGGGCATCTTCGATCCGGCGCTTGGCGGCGATCCGCTGCTGTTCCAGCACTTCTTCTGGTTCTACTCGCACCCGGCGGTCTACATCATGATCCTGCCGGCGATGGGCGTGGCGAGCGAGCTGATCACCTGCGGCGTGCGCCGGCGCATCTTCGGCTATCGCTTCATGGCGTGGTCGATGATGGCGATCGCGGTGATCGGCTTCATGGTGTGGGGACACCACATGTTCGTCGCCGGGCAATCGATGTACGCCGGCATCGTGTTCTCGATCCTCAGCTTCGTGGTGGCCGTGCCCTCGGCCATCAAGGTGTTCAACTGGGTGGCGACGCTGCACAAGGGCACCATCGATTTCCATGCGCCGATGCTTTACGCGCTGGGCTTCGTTGGCCTGTTCATGCTCGGCGGACTCACCGGGCTTTTCCTCGCCGCCACCGCGCTCGACGTCAACCTCACCGACACGTATTTCGTGGTCGCGCATTTCCACTACATCATGGTCGGCGGCTCGGTGATGGCCTACCTGGGCGGCATCCACTACTGGTGGCCCAAGATCACCGGCCGGCTCTATCCGGAAGGGCCCGCGCGCTTCGCCGCCATCCTCATGTTCTTCGGTTTCAACCTCACGTTCTTTCCGCAGTACCTGCTTGGCTACCTCGGCATGCCCCGGCGCTACCACGCGTATCCCGAGCCGTTCCAATGGTTGAACGTGCTGTCCTCCGCGGGCGCATCCATCCTTGCGGCCTCCTACCTGATGCCGCTGTGCTACCTGGGCTGGTCGCTGTGGCGCGGCGCAGCCGCCGGCCCCAATCCCTGGCGGGCCACCGGCCTGGAATGGACCACCACGTCACCGCCACCCGTGCACAACTTTCCGTTGCCGCCCGTGGTGAACGAGGGGCCGTACCAGTACTGCCCATGA
- a CDS encoding cytochrome c oxidase subunit 3 family protein: MSEASTPLLANRAIQFDDDAQQRESSVLGMWVFIATEVLFFGVLFVGYTVARVQFPRAFADGGARTDLLLGSIETGILLISSCLAALAVRDVRFGACRMASWLLAGTALLGVTFLVLHGIEYHAEYEEALIPGMRYHPSGHPARAMMIFFCLYYVITGFHSLHVAIGVALLSRLAWKASRGAFSSDYFAPVEVTALYWHLVDIVWIFVYPLVYLVGRSA, encoded by the coding sequence ATGAGCGAAGCATCCACACCCCTGCTGGCCAACCGCGCCATCCAGTTCGATGACGATGCGCAGCAGCGCGAGTCGTCCGTGCTCGGCATGTGGGTGTTCATCGCGACCGAGGTGCTGTTCTTCGGCGTGCTTTTCGTGGGCTATACGGTCGCACGCGTGCAGTTTCCGCGCGCGTTCGCCGACGGCGGCGCACGCACCGATCTTCTGCTGGGCAGCATCGAGACCGGCATCCTGCTGATCAGCAGCTGCCTGGCGGCATTGGCGGTGCGCGACGTTCGGTTCGGCGCCTGCCGCATGGCGAGTTGGCTGCTGGCTGGCACGGCGCTGCTCGGCGTCACCTTCCTGGTGCTGCACGGCATCGAGTACCACGCGGAGTACGAGGAGGCGCTGATACCCGGCATGCGCTATCACCCGTCCGGACATCCGGCGCGGGCGATGATGATCTTCTTCTGCCTGTACTACGTCATTACCGGTTTCCACAGCCTCCATGTCGCCATCGGCGTGGCCCTGCTGTCGCGCCTGGCATGGAAGGCCTCGCGCGGGGCGTTCTCTTCGGACTATTTCGCGCCCGTCGAAGTCACGGCATTGTACTGGCACCTCGTCGACATCGTCTGGATATTCGTCTATCCGCTGGTCTACCTCGTGGGGCGATCGGCATGA
- a CDS encoding cytochrome C oxidase subunit IV family protein: protein MKASPPSLRSQLLTLAALLALLALTIVLARLPLGAFNAALAVAISACKALLVMVFFMRVGEGHPFLRVVAAAGFLWLSLLLVLALADYLTRTPLAGPW, encoded by the coding sequence ATGAAGGCATCGCCGCCCTCGCTGCGAAGCCAGCTGCTGACACTGGCGGCGCTGCTCGCGCTGCTTGCCCTCACCATCGTGCTGGCTCGCCTGCCGCTGGGGGCATTCAACGCCGCCCTGGCGGTCGCGATCTCCGCGTGCAAGGCGTTGCTGGTGATGGTGTTCTTCATGCGCGTGGGCGAGGGACACCCGTTCCTGCGCGTGGTGGCCGCGGCGGGATTTCTCTGGCTCTCGCTGTTGCTGGTGCTGGCGCTCGCCGACTATCTCACCCGCACGCCACTGGCGGGCCCATGGTGA
- a CDS encoding CBS domain-containing protein: MRTIHDVMTADVKLVGPDQSLREAATTMADNDVGSLPVGDGDRLIGMITDRDIVIQGVAKGRGADAKVRDVMSQGVKYCYEDDDIQEVADNMASLGMRRLPVVNRDKRLVGIVSLSNMVQGHEQARKTLLEGVAKPH, from the coding sequence ATGCGAACCATCCACGATGTAATGACTGCCGACGTGAAGCTCGTCGGCCCCGACCAAAGCCTTCGCGAGGCGGCCACGACCATGGCCGACAACGACGTGGGCAGCCTGCCGGTAGGTGACGGTGATCGCCTGATCGGCATGATCACCGACCGCGACATCGTCATCCAGGGCGTTGCGAAAGGTCGCGGCGCAGACGCCAAGGTGCGCGATGTCATGAGCCAGGGCGTGAAGTACTGCTATGAGGACGACGACATCCAGGAGGTCGCCGACAACATGGCAAGCCTCGGCATGCGGCGTCTTCCGGTGGTCAATCGCGACAAGCGCCTGGTGGGCATCGTCTCGCTGAGCAACATGGTCCAGGGCCACGAACAGGCCCGGAAAACCTTGCTCGAGGGCGTGGCCAAGCCGCATTGA
- a CDS encoding BON domain-containing protein, which yields MKAPKYTGLLLSALLSIYAVQGLAYQAAPSSTGRPPNNSKTNQRDAHGANPTAQSQSNDKADVELAAHVRKAIVGEHSLSTTAHNVKVIASGGVVTLRGVVRNAEEKSRVETIASGTSGVSRVDNQLDVEH from the coding sequence ATGAAAGCTCCCAAATACACCGGTTTGCTGTTGTCCGCCTTGCTCTCCATATATGCGGTGCAAGGCCTTGCCTATCAAGCCGCGCCGTCCTCGACCGGCCGCCCGCCGAACAACAGCAAGACCAACCAGCGCGACGCCCATGGCGCCAACCCCACGGCCCAGAGCCAGTCCAACGACAAGGCCGACGTGGAACTGGCCGCGCACGTGCGCAAGGCCATCGTTGGCGAGCATTCGCTGTCGACGACGGCGCACAACGTCAAGGTGATTGCCAGTGGCGGCGTGGTGACGTTGCGCGGCGTCGTGCGCAATGCCGAGGAGAAGAGTCGCGTGGAAACCATCGCCAGCGGTACCTCCGGCGTTAGCCGGGTCGACAACCAGCTCGACGTCGAGCACTGA